The Phaseolus vulgaris cultivar G19833 chromosome 10, P. vulgaris v2.0, whole genome shotgun sequence DNA window gagAGGGAGATCGAGGGTAAGGTCTTCAAGTTTGGAAGATCTTTGGGAGGTGAGATACAAGACCAGATCCCCAAGGTGATAGAaaggcatctggacgcgtttgcatggtcttcttcggacatgccgggaatcgatcccgatttcttgtgtcatcaCCTAGCAATGGACCCTCAGGTAAGACCAGtacgacagagaagaagaaatttcaatgaggagagaagacaggcaattagggatgaaacgcagaagctcctcgccgcgggccatatcagggaggtccaatACCCTGTTTGGttagccaatgtcgtgctggtgaagaagagtaatgggaagtGGCacatgtgcgtggacttcacagacctAAACAAGGCTTGTCCGAAGGACTCATACCcattgccaagcatagatgccctggtcgacagtgcagcagggtgcaagttgttgagctttctggacgccttctcggggtacaaccagattaagataaagagaagactagagaaagctaagggatcgtgggctgaagaggtgccccgcatagtttgggcgtaccataccactgagcagtcaggaacccacgagaccccgtttagcttggtttatggaagtgatgcgatgattccagtcgaaatccaggaaagctcgtcgagattccagaactttgtggcggaagactcgaacgaagaaagaagaatgaatctggatttgctggatgaggtcagggaggaggcgagagtgaaggccgaagcagtaaaaagaaggattgagcgaaggtataactctaaggtaatgccaaggcagtttagaagtggcgacctggtgatgaggaaggcccatcagtacgagttggagaacaagttatcgcctaagtggacgggaccgttcagaataaccgaggtgctcgggaacgacgcctaccgcttggagacgttagaaggaggggcgattcctcgcacttggaacgccacacatctcaaattgtattacagttaaagccttgtaagtaaagacgaacatgaagagatttgaatagtttctgttaaaacagtttcaagggggcactcttttttccctaaggagggtttttaatgaggccacccaataaagaagagttttcaaggttgaagcttctaagattgcatgcttattgttttgaaagtttttagaaaaaataccTTATCACTTGTACGTGATCTAAGGAAACAGTAAAGTTATATTGCATGCTTcctagttaaaagttttaaagtcccaatcgtttttcggcgatcagTGGCAATAGTTagaagttttaaagtccccatcgtttttcggcgatcggtggcaatagttaaaagttttaaagtccccgtCGTTTTTCGGCAATCGGTGGCAATAGCTAAAagttttgatcctgcctgttgaccagaacgttggaacttgcctcgtcaaacttggattgacgtgtgcaccgcttcaaacctctgtccttcttcaagatccacctcaagaacctgcaaaagaacaaagcggcgccgctgcggccgatcgcactccaacgcccaagtcagtgaccgaaccaccaaatactaagagcaaaaacactcaagaactctcaaggagccatgcaatgttctctctcagtatgctcaagaactcgcaagcgtaaagagtataatctgaacgtgcgtacctcaaaagttcgttggggaacccttaaatacctggtcactttctctctcctggcagttacagacctggacacgtggctcgcatccagtcgtacacgtgccatcatctggagcctccttgacttgggcgctgcttctgactttcttttggctaagttacttatgcatggtactgctcagtgcatagctaacttgggagcgcgatctctactggaattggcgagttagggtgccttcgtacaccttccctgtggtctcgccggccgccttcataatctgcaccaccttcatcttcggcgatgtgcttgctccggcgatctctgatcacttggtcgcctgagtttacattgttgggtctattagtgtctaagttcaagaggggaggggtgaattgagcttataaaattttcgcaagaacacacaatttttcagtattccagaggcaaaaagaacagattgtttttacatgaaacagattgatttttcagagcagtattggcacaatttgaattttgttcactgtaaaattgtgatcaacagagaatcagaacagaaccagatcagcttaatattgtgaggataaaggatatagctatgcttagagatcaaccaaaattacacaacacaagactTCAAGAAAAATTAtcctttcacaggttttaacgaatggtcagtttgttcacaattcacttaagccattatatgcagcaaccttgtttatgatcagaaacctttaacaagacaggaagaacagttttcacttaacccagaattaacagattcaatttaaaaagaacagatttagttcttgacagaattaagcaaaaacagaaaagagtgcagggatgagaatgcaagatacacacgtttttatactggttcactcatacagagctacatccagtctcaccttaccccaaggtggaattcactaaaaaacagtgccaaacacttacaaaaccagcagttcttgaacactacaagaacaccacacacaatgctgaaaaaccctatttcagcacaccttgcacttcaagaaaccctatcaaggagtgactaacacttacacctttacaaaacagaataaaggaaagattacacctgaaaagaagatgcaagaactcaaaaccagtagttcagtttgctgcagaaactgcaccagcaccttcaccaagattcaaggtttcctagaacaagcacacttgaaaatctctttggaaacctttcaaaaactcttttcaatccttcttctcacatggaaattgtttaaTCTCTGTTAAAAGCGTAGTTCCTCAGCactttttcatgtgagagagacattgtttatatagaaaacagtttctaacttcttttcaaaaaacagttgaaaagcagttaagaaaacaacagattcagttttgaacttaacagatttattctgaaaaaactgccaactcagcttaacagaaataactgtctgagtggtacctttggagccctaactaacttgtgaaaaccctttcaactcaccaaggaataaacctgttctttctcagtgaaacagattaaagtataacacacaggccagctcagcttaactgaaataacgaactgagctttcccttggtgccttaacagaaatttagaaaagccttttaacagagaagaaataaacagattctttctccataaaacagatttatttgtgtactgttttaaaactgttaaaaccattttaaaaagcttttcaaaaaccatttaacgaaagcctttttaacagagaagaaataaacagattcttcctccataaaatagatttatttgtgtactgttttaaaactgttaaaaccattttaaaagcttttcaaaaaccatttaaccacatcatgtgcttgatctagacttggttaggcatctaggataggttactcagcaaaaggcaatcatacacacttacaagcctaattacatatgaatctaaaacctattacaatcttcaaagcacccaagccattttcttcatcaaacacacatcaagccttggtagggaagaagcttcctccagcttcaacatacatctggcgacttcatcttcaactgggtgatcgccggttctggtatgctggagatcggagcacgccagcttcataactggcgacttcacgagcccctcGACTTCCCTCCCTTCTGCAAAtttggcgccttgtcaacacgcctacactgtagctcggtgccacgtcatcacttccgactaccagggcggaacaagttttaaagacctcatcgtctttcggcgatcggaggcacctgTAATGTAAAAAGccctcaacgctctcgtgcaTCTTGAGGCgaaagaagaagtcctcctcgcccttgagcgagtaCAGgcgagaagaagtcctcctcgcccttgagcgagtgcaggcgagaaagagaagaagtcctcctcgcctttgagcgagcgcaggcaagaacagattgaaagacctctttgcataagcagattgaggcaagattaaaagtcctcagtgcatccagggggggagatgtacaccctgggcaagttgaggcaccagagaaagtccttctcacctcagagtgagttcaggcaagatgaaattgaaaagtcaggggtgttcatgaccttaaacggcgggaagggaaggttgatggaaaacaccttttcccctttaagtgaaacatcaatattgacccagtaagaccagataaAGCTTCCACGCTTGCGGGCGGTGCGAAGATAGGTAAAATCCtcctcgtctcgaacgagttcaggtacgacatgaagggtggaagaagttaaaAGATAGCTAAGataggttcgcagagaacacctcactatctagatcattgttctaaaactcagggaggtagagaaggatccgaaaggcgcctgtacccccagatgagggaacaatgatcaagtTATGCAAAAAGGGTAACATCGCCAAAACCTTATGGTGTGAAGGTTGAGATAGTAAGGGAGTTGTACAGTGAGTGCCAGATCAGAAGAGTTTCAGGCGATAGCAGAAGTAAGGGTCACCTCAtttggcagatcaggtaaactgtattttaattatagtttgagttaaaacctgctgcctagtaagtgattttatgttaaggtttattgccttaagttcacaagttttattgaacgccatcgccgaagagttgatagttgctcaaatttactttgagttaacagtttgttaagtttgttataaggttaacAGTTTGCTCGAGTTAAAAGCAGCATGTGAAGGGTTAAGTTCAAGTATTGCTGAGTTAATTCAGTTGAGTAAGTTTCACCGGTTATGTTGGTTAACCCCACAGCAAATAGAGGCAAAGGCATACAAGGTTAAATAGAAAGACAATATTCAAGCAATAAGAGTTATATAAGCAATATCAATTCAAGTTTTTACACAGATTGGTCATTACAAACAAAAGATAAACAACAAGTTTTCAAAGAAGAGGTGATgggtgatcctgccggttgacttagcgcaagagtgttgcctcgtcacgatcttcctcaccagcttgacaccacgtgccctccaagtccactccacaaatagcctctctgagaacctgaaaaacacacagtggcgcctctgcggccggtggcgctccgacgctcaagtcagtgagaagaacacccaaaaactaagagagaatatgctctgtagaaccgtactgtaggcacacaaccctagcagtatcagccttaatgaaaaacgtacctctgcaaattctgttaaggttacctttatagctaggtttcttctctctccaggctgttatgcttttggacgcgtggctcgcatccagccctgcacgtgtcaccatctagaCTGGGATAGCAagtagcgcccagccctacacgtgtcgtcatctgagccaaggcaacttgagcgttatttctccattgctcccaaccctacacgtgtcatcatctaggttggagtaactggtaacatccaaccctacacgtgtcgtcatctggattggggcaacttgaacgtcattcttgtgtagtaaccagccacACAGCTAAGTCCTCCACTCCAGGAGCAAGCTAGCGCACAATGCGCTGTGAAACatcacccgacaaggcgagtatcggatgcaacaaagtgcatcatctctgtgatatcgctcgcCGCAAGCGCCACCTTCCttactgctacgccatgcatgctctagctgaggaaaccttgccaccaacgaatgtccccTCTGGGAATCCTGTTGCTGATGAGCAATCTGTTCCCTTCAACCTACTCCGCCTTCACGCCCCATGCTGGCGCAACAGtcatcttactgaacttacacgcttgagattacccttctgagcctctaacagttttaactgagtttactgggagatccggcgatgtgctcctcgtGGCGACGTGTAAACCACCCGAGCTCCTAGCATTCTTCGGCGATCTCTCACCGCCTGATCTCCTAGCACTCTCATACGGCGACTGCGCCGTAACTCTgatgaccgccggttacgcacactagagatcggagaacgccaattcagtgtaaccggcgactatgctcacttctgaaccattcatcttttctagcctacgtgTTCCACTAGCGCACCCCACCCGGGCACGCGCCAgacacgtcatcgcacccgatgacctggtcggtaaaGGCAGTTAGTCTTCAGAACGtacaatcttcccatccaccacttcgttgcagaTCGACAACATGGAAAGGTCAAGCTCAGGATATTGGCATGACATTTGCTCCAGAGCAGCTTCGAACCCAGAGGTGAGGATTTGAGCAGCACTCTGCTCGAGCTCATGTATTTGTTTTTTCAGTCCTTCCTTTTCCTCATGAGCTCGAGCAAGTTCTTCAGCAGCTTTCTTACTCTCACCCCGAGCTTGGGCAAGATCTACAACAACCTTTGTGGCTTCCTCACGAGCTTGGGAGAGCTCAGCGAGGGCCTTATCCCTGTCTGCCTCAACCTTCCCCCAAAGGATCTCCCTATCCGCCGATCTTTTCTCAATTCTTTCCACCATGGAAGCTTCAGCCTTTCGTGCAGCCTCCAAATCTGCCACCTTGACCCTAAGTGGGACCAACTTGCTCTCCAAGTCAATTTTCTCTTGGagttggaggtgcagtttttggcgcagatcggaggcttCCTTGCGTGTGTTCCTTGGCTCAGCATCCAACGCATCCTCCAGCATTGAATGTTCCATTTCATTCATCAGCAGATTGCAAGTGAGATTTTCAGCCTCAGCCCTTATCATAAGATTTGACTCTTTGAGCTCGGAGTTTTCCTCTTGAAGCTTCTTGAGTGAATCCTTCACAGCTCTTGATACAAGCGAAGGGAGATCTTCCGCCACGATCTTCAGTTGAGCTGCGAAGGGTCCCAAGGTCTCTTTAAAGGGATCTGGGAGGCTTGAGGCTGATGCTGGAGGTACTGGTGGAGTTTGATGTTGGCTTTCACCACCACGCTCTTGAGCTTGTATGGCAAGGGGGGCTTCCAGGTGTGGTGGTGAGGCTGGAACTTCTATTATAGGCATTGGAGAAGCCTGAGCACCTTCGTCTTCTCCTAATGCGGCCCCAGCAATGGatgtggttgaaggaggaccctctccaatAGATAAAAACGGTGTTGaagcgcttggagggttctttCCACAATTCAGGCTGCCACTCTCGATCACTATGGGCGCGGCGGCCAGTGGTGTAGCTTGGACTGTTTCTAACGGAGCGGGAGGTGatggcggtgttggtgttggaagtGCAGGTGGTGTGGAGGTGGTTACCCTTTTTCTCTTGGTGATAAGACTATCCTCGGTGGCTTcgtcatcgtcttcttcttccgaCACCACCTGAGGAGTCTTCCTCTTTGGTCTTTTCAGCGCCAGTTTTTTCCTTTCTGGGGCGGGTAGGGCCCCAAAAGGAGTTGGACCTCGGGGAGGAGTTTTTCCTTGAGAGATGGCGATCTCCACAactgagttgggcacagtttgggagcccgccgcgagTTTGTGGGATCaggcgatcgccctcaattcTGCTAGTTTCCCTTTTCCCAACATTGCGTTTGCACAAGGTAAAAAACGGATGAGTATGCCCCAAAGCAGAAGCAGAACATGTAAATGCATACATACAGAATGAACAAGAATTCCAAAGACAGAATGGTAGAAGTGCTAAGTCAGTTTCAACACAAAATGAGAGACTTGGTGTTAGGGTAGGGCTAACCTATGTGCATttcgagttggccctcgaggaactcgaaggagattattgaaGCAGTggggaaagtgatgttggcagAAGCCACGCTTTTCCATAAAACACAGAGGTCTTTGTCCAAATCTCCCAttttgtcaggacttcttgctTTCCTGAAGCTGTCCCTGGAAtccttgttccccttgtttacccaatacaaggggaagccatcaagcagCGAGGGGTCTTGATCGTTCGGGCACACtttgacgaacttccccttccagtctttgtaggattgctagaagatggagaggattgacctcccagcaattccattcaagctgacccaagGGCGATCTCCAGGATTCTTTGCCTCAAATAGAAAGAGGAAGACATCAACCGAAACTGGCAGCCCCAAGTGCGCGCAAAGGATTTGGAacgccctcacgaatgcccagctgttgggatggagctgggcaggggcgatgtcgagctcggtcaatagctccctttcgaaacgagtgaaaggaaacctaagtttcactttcttgaacagtgtggcgtagacgaagcagaacatATTGGTTCTCCAGGGAGGCAAGGAAGCACTGTCACGTTGttatcgtgctccttgtgaaatgaaagGTCGGGTCGTTCCCCTTTCTTCAAGCGAAGCACCCCCACCTCATTATTTATTGACGAGGTTTCCTTCAATagagttggggtggcccaagggtacagCTCTTTGTAATCTCGTGGAGGAAGGGAGGTTCCCTCGGCTTGTGGTGGAGTTGCTTGGGTAAGATTGGCGTGGGATgaggcaggcctctcagcctgtgtggaaggagcaccagaggctcgtgTGGGGTTGCGTGTTGGTGGAGGGTTTGTCCCAGTGGTAACCCTACGAGTTTTgggaggagggtttcgcgatgaggaAGGAGGATTAGCGGTGGACTTTGtctgagccatcgcaggaactgcaaaggaaagaaaagggagGAAATGAGGATAGCAAGAGAATGACTCGATCGAAGACGAAGAAGACAGAACGAACGAGTGAGAGTTCGCTGGGGTAGATGTTATCAGGAACGAAActctaagttacgagaaaaagagaaacaacccacaacgtattctccagacagttaatggatgatgcaagtcgattaaaatgcaacaaacATCAGTAGAAGGAGTAAAagagttaccttttgatgatcataTGAGTGTTGAAGGAAGTTGAAGATTGAGGGAGACGAAGGTTTCGTAGTTCGCAGAGAGAGTGTTCAGAATgcttgaagatgaagaaagataatgaaacagtgaatagcgcgaagggtttaagggtttcgaacgttgtaggaagcgcaaacgacgaTTAAAaacaaccgttgatgaagccacgtgtcgctTGATCAAAAAAGGGGTTGGTgaagcgtcagaaaagcagaggaGTACGAATGTACGAAAGTCCGTAAAAGGGCCACGTAGGTCGACGATGATTTaacttcttagtcttttcgctggtcaagtctcagcttaagactggggggcttgtgtaccgatcaggtcatcaggagtgatgacgtggcaacaagcgacaatataggcgtgttgaacgggacacctggccgaTAGAAGGGAAGTAAATCGGGAAGTTAGTATAGTCGCCGATCGatgaattggcgttctccgatctcaaGTATGCGTAACCGGCGGGCACCAGAGTTGCGCCACAGTCACCGTATGAGagtactaggagatcaggtagttagagatcgccggggagtgctaggagatcgggtggtttacacaccgccgagaggggcacatcgccgaatgATCAGGAAAGCTTATTTAAAGGTTTCCAAGAGGTACAAGTATGGAAGACGAGCGATATGTTGTCAAGTAGCAGCGGAGGATGAGGACATCAGATGATCAcaccctagccagaggtcgggtcgagggaacagtttcccagagcgtgcatggtgtgcaagtgaagcagatcgtgatggCGACAGGCGAGACTACAGGAATGGTGTACGTGGTGGCACCCAGTACTCGTCACTTAaagggtcgcgctccaaggaaagctgtgcaccaagttactccttGTATGGATAACTTAGTTGCATGGCGAAAAGAGTAGAAGTAACGCTCAAGTTGAGGAAGCTCCAGATgttgacacgtgtacagctggatgtgagccacgtgtctgAAGGtttaaccgtcaggagagagaaaaagctcaggtatataaggaacacttaacagacttttgaggtacgGCTTTCAGAATACTTTCtagtacactgagattcactacgcacggttccttgagttgagatattttctctgagtttttggtgattctttcgctgacttgagcgtcggagcgcgatcggccacagtggcgccactttgttttcttcaggttcttgcgaggaattgaGACGTGAAGAGCAAAAGCCAACGTGGTGTGAAGCTGATCCGAAGGAGAGATCTTtaacgtggcaagactcttgcactcaggtcaaccggcaggatcaggtgacatccaaagtgtcccacatctccttggccGATGAACATtgtgatatcctgaaaaattcatctgagttcaaagcagatgttatgatattcttggcaatacaatcaaacttggccattttattttcagcatcagtccattgggaccaaggtttttcaatagaagatctatccttttcaaatttaggaataaaagagccattttcaattgcatcccaaattcctttatcaagagattcaagaaagattttcattctaactttcctgaattgataattcaaaccacagaacaaaggtggtcagttaattgaagcaccctctccaaaaggtagtttttcagccattgaaaaatgattttaggatcaaacttgagtatttttcaagtaccaagttCTTGATGCCAATTATTAGAATAtgtggccttaaacgagagggggggtgaattgtttaaagggggtttttgaaaacttttttcaGCTAGCACAAAATCCAttgtatgaaactcaatcagaaattcagttagccaagatataaagcacaaaacagcaaagcaccagaaaaacaatcggttgtttataccagcaaagcaataacaactgaatttaaatgagtttaagggaagaaagagatacacaacaCTGCCCATCTGTAAGGTTCTCCAAAAGCCTGCCATTGTAGGTCAAATGGTCTGTTGGGTGGTTGAGTTGTCCGAgttcgacatacagtacgaaCCACAAGTGTTGAAAATGAAGTtttgatgcctccaaatccatgaagacAACTTAAAGactttgttgttgtgtttagggtttagttcTAGGTAGTTTAGAATTTGCTAGAACCATTCTTCAGCAAATTCACAATTGAATTAATCtagttttaaaaagaaaaatgtttttcaaagctaagtgaaaaataacctgTTGATATCTCGTTTTAATCAGTTTTTCCCTCAGTCTGTGTGAAGGGTTTTTGAACTGCTTTGGTTTTGGTTGGTttaactgtcaaaccaattcaaccggttaaatcaacatttcaaccggttgatttttgaatttcttaaacaacttttcataaatttgttatatttgTTTTCAGTTATTTACAAATTGTTTTGGCTCATGTTTAAGTGATTAAAATGACTAGTTTGATGAGCTATAAACTGGGATTACCCTTCCTATtgtaaaaaagagagaaaagtgattcaaaatacatttttgtGAAAGTTTGGATTCAAGAAAGCAAGAATGCCTTGAACTGTGCTTTGGTTAAAAAATGGATTTGGAGAAACTGTGATTTCCTATAATCAAGTGCAATTTGTGGTATCTGCAAAGTAAGAGGTTTGTTTTGGCTGTGTGTGTTAGAAATCAAAgagggtgtgtgttcttgagtggTCAATATCACCTCTTTATGGTTGTGGTGTGTTGTAATTTGTTGTTGGTTacttagtggaatacccagtggttttctggagactggatgtagctctggtaaggagtgaaccaatatatttgtttgtgtgatcttctctctctctctctcacacactcatttaaaatatgtttgaCTTGTGATTTCATCTCTGCTgccataaacaatcggttaaatcatattttcaacaaattgtttttctgataacagttttaataaatttgttttcttagCTGATCTGATTCTTTGATCTGTAAATCATCATTTATCTTCATTCTTAACCAATATTTgcgaattttttttttaaacaattcacccccctcttgttaaGGTCAATAATTCTAACAACAAGGGCCAATTAAAAGTCCATTATATGCAGACTTTATGGCATAACTTTCATCCAAGGACTCCTAGCCCGATCCTAATGAGTTCCAATGGGTCCTTTCGGTTGACGGGtcctccaaccaacaagggaacGAAGTTGGAGTCattctagatggaccaaatggCTCTTAATTGAACTAGCCCTCAAGTTTGCATTCAAGGCGAGAACAACCAAGCTAAGTATGAGGCCTTGATAGCAGGAATATTGTTGGCAAAGGAATTGGGAGCTTTACGCTTGTTGGTGAAAAGCAACTCACTGCTCGTAACCGGGCAAGTCACAGGCGAGCATCAGGCTAAAAACCTCAACTGGCCTTATACCTCAGGTATGTGAAGATCTTAAGAGAGGTTTTCTCTACATTCGATCTTGTTCACATTCCCagagaaaaaaaatctcaaGCAAATTGTTGTCTAAGTTAGCTAGCTCGGGGAAAGGAGGTCGACAAAGGTCAGtaattcaggagaccttgaaatCGCCCAGTACAACCACATCATAGGAGAAAACATCGATCAATGTTCAAGAAACCCTTAAAGTCCCAAGAATAACAATTCATGAGCTACCTGAAGATGAACCTTTTGAGGTCTTGCAGATAAGCACCACAGATACTTGGGTAACACTTTATAAGCGATATCTAGTCGGTGGATTACTTCCCGCCAAGCCCGCTGAGGCCAAGATTGTCAAGAGGAACGCAGGAAGATATACCCTGATAGACGGGAACCTATTTTGTAATGGATATACTCACCCACTTCTCACCTGTGTATGTGGAGACCAATGCACCCGAATACTGGTCGAGCTTCATGAGGGTGTCTGTGGCAGCCACATTGGTGGACTGGCTCTCTCGTTAAAAGTCATCCGAGCAAGGTACTATTGGCCAAGAATGAAAGAAGATTGCGGGAGATATGTCCAACGCTATGAGCAATGTTAGAAGCACGCTGTTGTGATCGATTTACAACCCATGGCGTTTCCATGCGTGGGGAATAGACATTTTGGGCCCTTTCCCTTTGGCCATCTGCGAGATGAAGTACCTCATCATCGCTATCGAGTACTTTACTAAATGGATTGAAGTTGAGCCAGCCAGTTGCGCAAATATTTGCTCACAAAGTCCAACATTTCGTATGAAAAaatattgtgtgccgctttgggaTTCCAAGGCTATTAGTATCCGACAATGGGACCCAATTTGGTAGCCAACAATTAGGAAAAATGTGCAGAAAGCTCGGGATAAAGTAGATATTCTCCTCGATAgaacacccacaaacgaatgggtAGGTTGATTCGGCCAATAGGGTCCTACTGAGAGGAGATTGGAAAAGGCGAAGGGAAATTGGTCAGAAGAAATTCCAATAATTTTGTGGTCTTATCACACTACCTCGTAATCAACAATGAAAGAGACACCGTTCAATTTAGTATATGGGTCAGATGGCATGATACCAGTAGAAGTACAAGAGAAGTCTCCTAGATTCCACAGTTTTGTtgttgaagaatccaacgaaggaAAAAGAATGAGTCAAGATTTGCTAGAACAGGTACATGATCATGCCCGTATAAACTTGAAGTcttaaagagaa harbors:
- the LOC137815262 gene encoding uncharacterized protein; amino-acid sequence: MGDLDKDLCVLWKSVASANITFPTASIISFEFLEGQLEMHIGKTPPRGPTPFGALPAPERKKLALKRPKRKTPQVVSEEEDDDEATEDSLITKRKRVTTSTPPALPTPTPPSPPAPLETVQATPLAAAPIVIESGSLNCGKNPPSASTPFLSIGEGPPSTTSIAGAALGEDEGAQASPMPIIEVPASPPHLEAPLAIQAQERGGESQHQTPPVPPASASSLPDPFKETLGPFAAQLKIVAEDLPSLVSRAVKDSLKKLQEENSELKESNLMIRAEAENLTCNLLMNEMEHSMLEDALDAEPRNTRKEASDLRQKLHLQLQEKIDLESKLVPLRVKVADLEAARKAEASMVERIEKRSADREILWGKVEADRDKALAELSQAREEATKVVVDLAQARGESKKAAEELARAHEEKEGLKKQIHELEQSAAQILTSGFEAALEQMSCQYPELDLSMLSICNEVVDGKIVRSED